Sequence from the Thermocaproicibacter melissae genome:
ATTGACGCAAAACGCCGTGAGCTGATTGCCGAAGTTGAGGCGAAGCGCGCCGAACAGAACGCGGCAAGCAAGAAAATTCCGCAACTGAAAAAAGAGGGCGGCGACGTATCCGAGCTGTTGGCGCGCATGAAGACGCTTTCCGCGGAAGTGAAGGAATACTCCGCAAAGCTCGACGAAATCGAAGAACAGCAGAAAACGCTGCTCCTCAGCCTTCCGAATATGCCCGATGAGGACGTTGTGGCGGGCGGAAAAGAAAACAACGAGCCGCTTCGCTATTTTGGCGAGAAACCGAAATTTGAGGGATTTACCCCGAAAAACCATGTGGAGCTGTGTGAGAGCCTGCACCTCATCGACTACCAGCGCGGTGCAAAGCTCGCGGGCGCCGGTTCTTGGGTGTATTGCGGCATGGGCGCACGCCTCGAGTGGGCGCTGCTCAACTTCTTCATCGATGAACATATTAAGGACGGCTATGAGCTGATGCTTGTTCCGCACATGCTGAATTATGAGTGCGGCTACACCGCAGGCCAGTTCCCGAAGTTCAGCGACGAGGTTTACTGGATTGCGAACCCGACAAGCACCGAAAAGAAATTCCTTCTACCGACGGCGGAGACCGCGCTTGTGAACCTCCACCGCGATGAAATCCTTTCGGCAGAGGAACTCCCGAAAAAATACATTGCCTATACTCCGTGCTACCGCCGCGAAGCGGGAAGCTACCGCTCCGAGGAGCGCGGCATGATCCGCGGCCATCAGTTTAATAAGGTAGAGATGGTCCAGTACACAAAGCCGGATGAATCCGACAAGGCTTTTGAGGAGCTCGTCCACAAGGCGGAGCACCTCGTGCAGGAGCTTGGGCTTCACTACCGCCTCAACAAGCTTGCTGCGGGCGACTGCTCGTTCTCCATGGCACGCACTTACGACATTGAAGTCTGGATTCCGAGCATGGGCATCTATAAGGAAGTCAGCTCGGCGTCGAACGCGCGGGAATATCAGGCACGCCGCGGCAACGTGAAGTTCCGCGACACAGACGGAAAGACGAAATTCGTGCATACGCTCAACGCTTCCGGCCTCGCGACAAGCCGCGTCTTGCCGGCAATCGTAGAGCAGTACCAGAATGCGGACGGCAGCGTTACGGTACCTGAGGTCCTCCGCAAATACGTCGGAACGGAGGTCATCCGTCCTTGAGTCCAGAAATTATCAATGAGTATTCCCGCAGCCTGAACGTGCCTGTTTATGACGTAGGGCCTACCAATACGCTCAAGTTCGGTTCTGCCCTGCGCCTGGTGCAGGAGACGAGCGAACAGCATTTAAATGTAATGCATGCTGGCTATGAGACGATGAAAAAGACCGCCGGACTCGTGTTCTTTATCATTTCCACCCGCGTACACATCTTCCACTTTCCCGGGAACGGTGAGCCAATTACCATCAAAACACATCCGCGCGGGCGCGGCGGAGCGCAGCTTTACCGGGATTTCAAGTTCTACGATGCAAAGGGCGACCTTCTGCTCGATGTGATGCAGACAACGGTGCTGGCAGATGCCGTAACGCATAAAGTCCAGCGCCCGCAGGCATTGAAGCAGTTTGGCTTCTACCCAGAAGATATCGTTGAGCCGGAGAACCGCATGGAGCGATTCTCTGTGCCCGACGGTCTTCCGCTTCTCGGGGTGCGCCGAGTGTTCTACTCGGACCTCGACGCGAACGGCCACATGAACAATTCGGTCTACGGAGACATCGTTTGGGATTTTCTCCCCCCGGATGTGCGCAGGAAGGCGCATACAATTCAGATTAATTACCTCCGTGAAGTCGATGAGGGCAAAGATCTGGAAATTTCAGGCGAAAAAATTGGCGGAAAATTCTTTCTTCGCGGCGACTGCGACGGCAGCGTTCGGTTTACAGCTTCAGCAAAAAGCTGAAAAAAGAATAATTCACGGATGGTATTGACGGCCCAAAAGTGAAATGTTAAAATAGTCGTTATATAAAATAAACACAAAAGTGGACGGGCTTTGGCCCGTCCATGCGACTATCAGGCTGAAGATGGAGGAACGGCATGTTAAATACGAATTACTCGGAAAAATTTGTAAAGGAAGCGCTCACGTTTGACGATGTCCTGCTGATTCCGGCAGAATCCAACGTCTTGCCGAAAGAGGTCAATCTCGGCACTCGGCTCACGAAGAAGATTCACCTGAATATTCCGCTGATGACGGCGGCAATGGACACCGTAACGGAGACACAGATGGCAATTGCGATTGCTCGTGAAGGCGGAATCGGTATCATCCACAAGAATATGCCAATCGAGAAACAGGCAGATATGGTTGACCGTGTTAAGCGTTCCGAAAACGGCGTCATCGCGAACCCGTTCTATCTTTCGCCCGAGCATTCCGTGCATGACGCGGAAGAGATTATGGCCCGCTACCGCATTTCCGGTGTGCCGATCTGCGAAAACGGAAAGCTCGTCGGCATCATCACAAACCGCGACCTTCGTTTTATGGAAGGCTCCGATTTCGACCAGCCGATTGCGAATGTCATGACGAAAGACCATTTGGTCACGGCTCCGGTCGGAACGACACTGGCAGAGGCTAAGGAAATTCTCCGTTCCCACCGCATCGAGAAACTGCCGCTTGTCGACAAAGACGGCAACCTGAAAGGCCTTATCACCATTAAAGATATTGAAAAGGCGGTTCAGTACCCGAATTCCGCAAGAGACGAAAATGGCCGCCTACTCTGCGGCGCCGCCATCGGTGCAACCGAAGATGTCCTCGACCGTGTTGCTGCTTTGGTGGAAGCACAGGTGGACGTTGTCGTCCTCGACTCCGCCCACGGCCACAACAGCGGTGTACTGAACGCTGTCAAGAAGGTTAAGAAAGCATACCCGGATCTTCAGCTCATTGCAGGCAACATCGCCACGGCAGAGGGCGCAAAGGCGCTCATCGACGCCGGCGCAGACTGCGTGAAGGTCGGCATCGGCCCGGGCTCCATTTGCACTACGCGCATCGTTGCAGGCATCGGCGTTCCGCAGATTACCGCAATCTATGACGCGGCTTGCGAGGCACAGAAGGCAGGT
This genomic interval carries:
- the serS gene encoding serine--tRNA ligase; translated protein: MIDIKLIRTNPDLVKAGAKKRNYDADKIVDDILAIDAKRRELIAEVEAKRAEQNAASKKIPQLKKEGGDVSELLARMKTLSAEVKEYSAKLDEIEEQQKTLLLSLPNMPDEDVVAGGKENNEPLRYFGEKPKFEGFTPKNHVELCESLHLIDYQRGAKLAGAGSWVYCGMGARLEWALLNFFIDEHIKDGYELMLVPHMLNYECGYTAGQFPKFSDEVYWIANPTSTEKKFLLPTAETALVNLHRDEILSAEELPKKYIAYTPCYRREAGSYRSEERGMIRGHQFNKVEMVQYTKPDESDKAFEELVHKAEHLVQELGLHYRLNKLAAGDCSFSMARTYDIEVWIPSMGIYKEVSSASNAREYQARRGNVKFRDTDGKTKFVHTLNASGLATSRVLPAIVEQYQNADGSVTVPEVLRKYVGTEVIRP
- the guaB gene encoding IMP dehydrogenase codes for the protein MLNTNYSEKFVKEALTFDDVLLIPAESNVLPKEVNLGTRLTKKIHLNIPLMTAAMDTVTETQMAIAIAREGGIGIIHKNMPIEKQADMVDRVKRSENGVIANPFYLSPEHSVHDAEEIMARYRISGVPICENGKLVGIITNRDLRFMEGSDFDQPIANVMTKDHLVTAPVGTTLAEAKEILRSHRIEKLPLVDKDGNLKGLITIKDIEKAVQYPNSARDENGRLLCGAAIGATEDVLDRVAALVEAQVDVVVLDSAHGHNSGVLNAVKKVKKAYPDLQLIAGNIATAEGAKALIDAGADCVKVGIGPGSICTTRIVAGIGVPQITAIYDAACEAQKAGIPVIADGGIKFSGDIVKALAAGGDVVMIGSLVAGCEESPGETELYQGRRFKVYRGMGSLAAMGHGSKDRYFQQDAKKLVPEGVEGRVAYKGPLSDTVYQLMGGLRAGMGYTGCANIDELHEKARFCRITGAGLRESHPHDIQITKEAPNYSVLT
- a CDS encoding acyl-[acyl-carrier-protein] thioesterase, encoding MSPEIINEYSRSLNVPVYDVGPTNTLKFGSALRLVQETSEQHLNVMHAGYETMKKTAGLVFFIISTRVHIFHFPGNGEPITIKTHPRGRGGAQLYRDFKFYDAKGDLLLDVMQTTVLADAVTHKVQRPQALKQFGFYPEDIVEPENRMERFSVPDGLPLLGVRRVFYSDLDANGHMNNSVYGDIVWDFLPPDVRRKAHTIQINYLREVDEGKDLEISGEKIGGKFFLRGDCDGSVRFTASAKS